The Pongo abelii isolate AG06213 chromosome 11, NHGRI_mPonAbe1-v2.0_pri, whole genome shotgun sequence genome includes a window with the following:
- the ABCB6 gene encoding ATP-binding cassette sub-family B member 6 yields MVTVGNYCEAEGPVGPAWMQDGLSPCFFFTLVPSTRMALGTLALVLALPCRRRERPAGADSLSWGAGPRVSPYVLQLLLATLQVMLPLAGLAGRVGTAQGAPLPSYLLLASVLESLAGACGLWLLVVERSQARQRLAMGIWIKFRHSPGLLLLWTVAFAAENLALVSWNSPQWWWAREDLGQQVQFSLWVLRYVVSGGLFVLGLWAPGLRPQSYTLQVHEEDQDVERSQVRSAAQQSTWRDFGRKLRLLSSYLWPQGSPALQLVVLICLGLMGLERALNVLVPIFYRNIVNLLTEKAPWNSLAWTVTSYVFLKFLQGGGTGSTGFVSNLRTFLWLRVQQFTSQRVELRVFSHLHELSLRWHLGRRTGEVLRIADRGTSSVTGLLSYLVFNVIPTLADIIIGIIYFSMFFNAWFGLIVFLCMSLYLTLTIVVTEWRAKFRRAMNTQENATRARAVDSLLNFETVKYYNAESYEVERYREAIIKYQGLEWKSSASLVLLNQTQNLVIGLGLLAGSLLCAYFVSEQKLQVGDYVLFGTYITQLYMPLNWFGTYYRMIQTNFIDMENMFDLLKEETEVKDLPGAEPLRFQKGRVEFENVHFSYVDGQETLQDVSFTVMPGQTLALVGPSGAGKSTILRLLFRFYDISSGCIRIDGQDISQVTQASLRSHIGVVPQDTVLFNDTIADNIRYGRVTAGNDEVEAAAQAAGIHDAIMGFPEGYRTQVGERGLKLSGGEKQRVAIARTILKAPDIILLDEATSALDTSNERAIQASLAKVCANRTTIVVAHRLSTVVNADQILVIKDGCIVERGRHEALLSRGGVYADMWQLQQQGQEETSEDTEPQTMER; encoded by the exons ATGGTGACTGTGGGCAACTACTGCGAGGCCGAAGGGCCCGTGGGTCCGGCCTGGATGCAGGATGGCCTGAGTCCCTGCTTCTTCTTCACGCTCGTGCCCTCGACGCGGATGGCGCTGGGGACTCTGGCCTTGGTGCTGGCTCTTCCCTGCAGACGCCGGGAGCGGCCCGCTGGTGCTGATTCGCTGTCTTGGGGGGCCGGCCCTCGCGTCTCTCCCTACGTGCTGCAGCTGCTTCTGGCCACACTTCAGGTGATGCTGCCCCTGGCCGGCCTGGCTGGCCGGGTGGGCACTGCCCAGGGGGCCCCACTGCCAAGCTACCTACTACTGGCCTCCGTGCTGGAGAGTCTGGCCGGCGCCTGTGGCCTGTGGCTGCTTGTCGTGGAGCGGAGCCAGGCACGGCAGCGTCTGGCAATGGGCATCTGGATCAAGTTCAGGCACAGCCCTGGTCTCCTGCTCCTCTGGACTGTGGCGTTTGCAGCCGAGAACTTGGCCCTGGTGTCTTGGAACAGCCCACAGTGGTGGTGGGCAAGGGAGGACTTGGGCCAGCAG GTTCAGTTTAGCCTGTGGGTGCTGCGGTATGTGGTCTCTGGAGGGCTGTTTGTCCTGGGTCTCTGGGCCCCTGGACTTCGTCCCCAGTCCTATACATTGCAGGTTCATGAAGAGGACCAAGATGTGGAAAGGAGCCAG GTTCGGTCAGCAGCCCAACAGTCTACCTGGCGAGATTTTGGCaggaagctccgcctcctgagtagctacctGTGGCCTCAAGGGAGTCCAGCTCTGCAGCTGGTGGTGCTCATCTGCCTGGGGCTCATGGGTTTGGAACGGGCACTCAACGTGTTGGTGCCTATATTCTATAGGAACATTG TGAACTTGCTGACTGAGAAGGCACCTTGGAACTCTCTGGCCTGGACTGTTACCAGCTACGTCTTCCTCAAGTTCCTCCAGGGAGGTGGCACTGGCAGTACAG GCTTCGTGAGCAACCTGCGCACCTTTCTGTGGCTCCGGGTGCAGCAGTTCACGTCTCAGCGGGTGGAGCTGCGCGTCTTCTCCCACCTGCACGAGCTCTCACTGCGCTGGCACCTGGGGCGCCGCACAGGGGAGGTGCTGCGGATCGCGGATCGTGGCACATCCAGTGTCACAGGGCTGCTCAG CTACCTGGTGTTCAATGTCATCCCCACGCTGGCCGACATCATCATTGGCATCATCTACTTCAGCATGTTCTTCAACGCCTGGTTTGGCCTCATTGTGTTCCTGTGCATGAGTCTTTACCTCA CCCTGACCATTGTGGTCACTGAGTGGAGAGCCAAGTTTCGCCGCGCTATGAACACACAGGAGAACGCTACCCGGGCACGAGCAGTAGACTCTCTGCTAAACTTCGAGACG GTGAAGTATTACAACGCCGAGAGTTATGAAGTGGAACGCTATCGAGAGGCCATCATCAAATATCAG GGTTTGGAGTGGAAGTCGAGCGCTTCACTGGTTTTACTAAATCAGACCCAGAACCTGGTGATTGGGCTCGGGCTCCTCGCCGGCTCCCTGCTTTGCGCATACTTTGTCAGTGAGCAGAAGCTACAG GTTGGGGACTATGTGCTCTTTGGCACCTACATTACCCAGCTGTACATGCCCCTCAATTGGTTTGGCACCTACTACAG GATGATCCAGACCAACTTCATTGACATGGAGAACATGTTCGACTTGCTTAAAGAGGAGACAGAA GTGAAGGACCTTCCTGGAGCAGAGCCCCTTCGCTTTCAGAAGGGCCGGGTTGAGTTTGAGAACGTGCACTTCAGCTATGTCGATGG GCAGGAGACTCTGCAGGACGTGTCTTTCACTGTGATGCCTGGACAGACACTTGCCCTG GTGGGCCCATCTGGGGCAGGGAAGAGCACAATTTTGCGCCTGCTGTTTCGCTTCTATGACATCAGCTCTGGCTGCATCCGAATAGACGGGCAGGACATTTCACAG GTGACCCAGGCCTCTCTCCGGTCTCACATTGGAGTTGTGCCCCAAGACACTGTCCTCTTTAATGACACCATCGCTGACAATATCCGTTACGGCCGTGTTACAGCTGGGAATgatgaggtggaggctgctgctCAGGCTGCAGGCATCCATGATGCCATTATGGGTTTCCCTGAAG GGTACAGGACACAGGTGGGCGAGCGGGGACTGAAGCTGAGCGGCGGGGAGAAGCAGCGCGTCGCCATTGCCCGCACCATCCTCAAGGCTCCGGACATCATTCTGCTGGATGAG GCAACGTCAGCACTGGATACATCTAATGAGAGGGCCATCCAGGCTTCTCTGGCCAAAGTCTGTGCCAACCGCACCACCATCGTAGTGGCACACAG GCTCTCAACTGTGGTCAATGCTGACCAGATCCTCGTCATCAAGGATGGCTGCATCGTGGAGAGGGGACG GCATGAGGCTCTGTTGTCCCGAGGTGGGGTGTATGCTGACATGTGGCAGCTGCAGCAACAGGGACAGGAAGAAACCTCTGAAGACACTGAGCCTCAGACCATGGAACGGTGA
- the ATG9A gene encoding autophagy-related protein 9A isoform X1, whose amino-acid sequence MAQFDTEYQRLEASYSDSPPGEEDLLVHVAEGSKSPWHHIENLDLFFSRVYNLHQKNGFTCMLIGEIFELMQFLFVVAFTTFLVSCVDYDILFANKMVNHSLHPTEPVKVTLPDAFLPAQVCSARIQENGSLITILVIAGVFWIHRLIKFIYNICCYWEIHSFYLHALRIPMSALPYCTWQEVQARIVQTQKEHQICIHKRELTELDIYHRILRFQNYMVALVNKSLLPLRFRLPGLGEAVFFTRGLKYNFELILFWGPGSLFLNEWSLKAEYKRGGQRLELAQRLSNRILWIGIANFLLCPLILIWQILYAFFSYAEVLKREPGALGARCWSLYGRCYLRHFNELEHELQSRLNRGYKPASKYMNCFLSPLLTLLAKNGAFFAGSILAVLIALTIYDEDVLAVEHVLTTVTLLGVTVTVCRSFIPDQHMVFCPEQLLRVILAHIHYMPDHWQGNAHRSQTRDEFAQLFQYKAVFILEELLSPIVTPLILIFCLRPRALEIIDFFRNFTVEVVGVGDTCSFAQMDVRQHGHPQWLSAGQTEASVYQQAEDGKTELSLMHFAITNPGWQPPRESTAFLGFLKEQVQRDGAAASLAQGGLLPENALFTSIQSLQSESEPLSLIANVVAGSSCRGPPLPRDLQGSRHRAEVASALRSFSPLQPGQAPTGRAHSTMTGSGVDARTASSGSSVWEGQLQSLVLSEYASTEMSLHALYMHQLHKQQAQAEPERHLWHRRESDESGESAPDEGGEGARAPQSIPRSASYPCAAPRPGAPETTALHGGFQRRYGGITDPGTVPRAPSHFSRLPLGGWAEDGQSASRHPEPVPEEGSEDELPPQVHKV is encoded by the exons ATGGCGCAGTTTGACACTGAATACCAGCGCCTAGAGGCCTCCTATAGTGATTCACCCCCAGGGGAGGAGGACCTGTTGGTGCACGTCGCCGAGGGGAGCAAGT CACCTTGGCACCATATTGAAAACCTTGACCTCTTCTTCTCTCGA GTTTATAATCTGCACCAGAAGAATGGCTTCACATGTATGCTCATCGGGGAGATCTTTGAGCTCAT GCAGTTCCTCTTTGTGGTTGCCTTCACCACCTTTCTGGTCAGCTGCGTGGACTATGACATCCTATTTGCCAACAAGATGGTGAACCACAGTCTTCACCCTACCGAACCTGTCAAGGTCACTCTGCCAGACGCCTTTTTGCCTGCTCAAGTCTGTAGTGCCAG GATTCAGGAAAATGGCTCGCTTATCACCATCCTGGTCATTGCTGGTGTCTTCTGGATCCACCGGCTTATCAAGTTCATCTATAACATTTGCTGCTACTGGGAGATCCACTCCTTCTACCTGCACGCTCTGCGCATCCCTATG TCTGCCCTTCCATATTGCACGTGGCAGGAAGTGCAGGCCCGGATTGTGCAGACGCAGAAGGAGCACCAGATCTGCATCCACAAACGTGAGCTGACAGAACTGGACATCTACCACCGCATCCTCCGTTTCCAGAACTACATGGTGGCACTGGTTAACAAATCCCTCCTGCCTCTGCGCTTCCGCCTGCCTGGCCTCGGGGAAGCCGTCTTCTTCACCCGTGGCCTCAAGTACAACTTTGAGCTGATCCTCTTCTGGGGACCTGGCTCTCTGTTTCTCAATGAATGGAGCCTCAAGGCCGAGTACAAACGTGGGGGGCAACGGCTAGAGCTGGCCCAGCGCCTCAGCAACCGCATCCTGTGGATTGGCATCGCTAACTTCCTGCTGTGCCCCCTCATCCTCATATGGCAAATCCTCTATGCCTTCTTCAGCTATGCTGAGGTGCTGAAGCGGGAGCCGGGGGCCCTGGGAGCACGCTGCTGGTCACTCTATGGCCGCTGCTACCTCCGCCACTTCAACGAGCTGGAGCACGAGCTGCAGTCCCGCCTCAACCGTGGCTACAAGCCCGCCTCCAAGTACATGAATTGCTTCTTGTCACCTCTTTTGACACTGCTGGCCAAGAACGGAGCCTTCTTCGCTGGCTCCATCCTGGCTGTGCTTATTGCCCTCACCATTTATGATGAAGATGTGTTGGCTGTGGAACATGTACTGACCACCGTCACACTCCTGGGGGTCACCGTGACCGTGTGCAG GTCCTTTATCCCGGACCAGCACATGGTGTTCTGCCCTGAGCAGCTGCTCCGCGTGATCCTCGCTCACATCCACTACATGCCTGACCACTGGCAGGGTAATGCCCACCGCTCGCAGACCCGGGACGAGTTTGCCCAGCTCTTCCAGTACAAGGCA GTGTTCATTTTGGAAGAGTTGCTGAGCCCCATTGTCACACCCCTCATCCTCATCTTCTGCCTGCGCCCACGGGCCCTGGAGATTATAGACTTCTTCCGAAACTTCACCGTGGAGGTCGTTGGTGTGGGAGATACCTGCTCCTTTGCTCAGATGGATGTTCGCCAGCATGGTCATCCCCAG TGGCTATCTGCTGGGCAGACAGAGGCCTCAGTGTACCAGCAAGCTGAGGATGGAAAGACAGAGTTGTCACTCATGCACTTTGCCATCACCAACCCTGGCTGGCAGCCACCACGTGAGAGCACAGCCTTCCTAGGCTTCCTCAAGGAGCAGGTTCAGCGGGATGGAGCAGCTGCTAGCCTCGCCCAAGGGGGTCTGCTCCCTGAAAATGCCCTCTTTACGTCTATCCAGTCCTTACAATCTGAGTCTGAG CCCCTGAGCCTTATCGCAAATGTGGTAGCTGGCTCATCCTGCCGGGGCCCTCCACTGCCCAGAGACCTGCAGGGCTCCAGGCACAGGGCTGAAGTGGCCTCTGCCCTGCGCTCCTTCTCCCCACTGCAACCCGGGCAGGCGCCCACAGGCCGGGCTCACAGCACCATGACAGGCTCTGG GGTGGATGCCAGGACAGCCAGCTCCGGGAGCAGCGTGTGGGAAGGACAGCTGCAGAGCCTGGTGCTGTCAGAATATGCGTCCACAGAGATGAGCCTGCATGCCCTCTATATGCACCAG CTCCACAAGCAGCAGGCCCAGGCTGAACCTGAGCGGCATTTATGGCACCGCCGGGAGAGTGATGAGAGTGGAGAAAGCGCCCCTGATGAAGGGGGAGAGGGCGCCCGGGCCCCCCAGTCTATCCCTCGCTCTGCCAGCTATCCCTGTGCAGCACCCCGGCCTGGAGCTCCTGAGACCACCGCCCTGCACGGGGGCTTCCAGAGGCGCTACGGCGGCATCACAG ATCCTGGCACAGTGCCCCGGGCTCCCTCTCATTTCTCTCGGCTGCCTCTTGGAGGGTGGGCGGAAGACGGGCAGTCGGCATCAAGGCACCCTGAGCCTGTGCCTGAAGAGGGCTCGGAGGATGAGCTACCCCCTCAGGTGCACAAG GTATAG
- the ATG9A gene encoding autophagy-related protein 9A isoform X2 gives MLIGEIFELMQFLFVVAFTTFLVSCVDYDILFANKMVNHSLHPTEPVKVTLPDAFLPAQVCSARIQENGSLITILVIAGVFWIHRLIKFIYNICCYWEIHSFYLHALRIPMSALPYCTWQEVQARIVQTQKEHQICIHKRELTELDIYHRILRFQNYMVALVNKSLLPLRFRLPGLGEAVFFTRGLKYNFELILFWGPGSLFLNEWSLKAEYKRGGQRLELAQRLSNRILWIGIANFLLCPLILIWQILYAFFSYAEVLKREPGALGARCWSLYGRCYLRHFNELEHELQSRLNRGYKPASKYMNCFLSPLLTLLAKNGAFFAGSILAVLIALTIYDEDVLAVEHVLTTVTLLGVTVTVCRSFIPDQHMVFCPEQLLRVILAHIHYMPDHWQGNAHRSQTRDEFAQLFQYKAVFILEELLSPIVTPLILIFCLRPRALEIIDFFRNFTVEVVGVGDTCSFAQMDVRQHGHPQWLSAGQTEASVYQQAEDGKTELSLMHFAITNPGWQPPRESTAFLGFLKEQVQRDGAAASLAQGGLLPENALFTSIQSLQSESEPLSLIANVVAGSSCRGPPLPRDLQGSRHRAEVASALRSFSPLQPGQAPTGRAHSTMTGSGVDARTASSGSSVWEGQLQSLVLSEYASTEMSLHALYMHQLHKQQAQAEPERHLWHRRESDESGESAPDEGGEGARAPQSIPRSASYPCAAPRPGAPETTALHGGFQRRYGGITDPGTVPRAPSHFSRLPLGGWAEDGQSASRHPEPVPEEGSEDELPPQVHKV, from the exons ATGCTCATCGGGGAGATCTTTGAGCTCAT GCAGTTCCTCTTTGTGGTTGCCTTCACCACCTTTCTGGTCAGCTGCGTGGACTATGACATCCTATTTGCCAACAAGATGGTGAACCACAGTCTTCACCCTACCGAACCTGTCAAGGTCACTCTGCCAGACGCCTTTTTGCCTGCTCAAGTCTGTAGTGCCAG GATTCAGGAAAATGGCTCGCTTATCACCATCCTGGTCATTGCTGGTGTCTTCTGGATCCACCGGCTTATCAAGTTCATCTATAACATTTGCTGCTACTGGGAGATCCACTCCTTCTACCTGCACGCTCTGCGCATCCCTATG TCTGCCCTTCCATATTGCACGTGGCAGGAAGTGCAGGCCCGGATTGTGCAGACGCAGAAGGAGCACCAGATCTGCATCCACAAACGTGAGCTGACAGAACTGGACATCTACCACCGCATCCTCCGTTTCCAGAACTACATGGTGGCACTGGTTAACAAATCCCTCCTGCCTCTGCGCTTCCGCCTGCCTGGCCTCGGGGAAGCCGTCTTCTTCACCCGTGGCCTCAAGTACAACTTTGAGCTGATCCTCTTCTGGGGACCTGGCTCTCTGTTTCTCAATGAATGGAGCCTCAAGGCCGAGTACAAACGTGGGGGGCAACGGCTAGAGCTGGCCCAGCGCCTCAGCAACCGCATCCTGTGGATTGGCATCGCTAACTTCCTGCTGTGCCCCCTCATCCTCATATGGCAAATCCTCTATGCCTTCTTCAGCTATGCTGAGGTGCTGAAGCGGGAGCCGGGGGCCCTGGGAGCACGCTGCTGGTCACTCTATGGCCGCTGCTACCTCCGCCACTTCAACGAGCTGGAGCACGAGCTGCAGTCCCGCCTCAACCGTGGCTACAAGCCCGCCTCCAAGTACATGAATTGCTTCTTGTCACCTCTTTTGACACTGCTGGCCAAGAACGGAGCCTTCTTCGCTGGCTCCATCCTGGCTGTGCTTATTGCCCTCACCATTTATGATGAAGATGTGTTGGCTGTGGAACATGTACTGACCACCGTCACACTCCTGGGGGTCACCGTGACCGTGTGCAG GTCCTTTATCCCGGACCAGCACATGGTGTTCTGCCCTGAGCAGCTGCTCCGCGTGATCCTCGCTCACATCCACTACATGCCTGACCACTGGCAGGGTAATGCCCACCGCTCGCAGACCCGGGACGAGTTTGCCCAGCTCTTCCAGTACAAGGCA GTGTTCATTTTGGAAGAGTTGCTGAGCCCCATTGTCACACCCCTCATCCTCATCTTCTGCCTGCGCCCACGGGCCCTGGAGATTATAGACTTCTTCCGAAACTTCACCGTGGAGGTCGTTGGTGTGGGAGATACCTGCTCCTTTGCTCAGATGGATGTTCGCCAGCATGGTCATCCCCAG TGGCTATCTGCTGGGCAGACAGAGGCCTCAGTGTACCAGCAAGCTGAGGATGGAAAGACAGAGTTGTCACTCATGCACTTTGCCATCACCAACCCTGGCTGGCAGCCACCACGTGAGAGCACAGCCTTCCTAGGCTTCCTCAAGGAGCAGGTTCAGCGGGATGGAGCAGCTGCTAGCCTCGCCCAAGGGGGTCTGCTCCCTGAAAATGCCCTCTTTACGTCTATCCAGTCCTTACAATCTGAGTCTGAG CCCCTGAGCCTTATCGCAAATGTGGTAGCTGGCTCATCCTGCCGGGGCCCTCCACTGCCCAGAGACCTGCAGGGCTCCAGGCACAGGGCTGAAGTGGCCTCTGCCCTGCGCTCCTTCTCCCCACTGCAACCCGGGCAGGCGCCCACAGGCCGGGCTCACAGCACCATGACAGGCTCTGG GGTGGATGCCAGGACAGCCAGCTCCGGGAGCAGCGTGTGGGAAGGACAGCTGCAGAGCCTGGTGCTGTCAGAATATGCGTCCACAGAGATGAGCCTGCATGCCCTCTATATGCACCAG CTCCACAAGCAGCAGGCCCAGGCTGAACCTGAGCGGCATTTATGGCACCGCCGGGAGAGTGATGAGAGTGGAGAAAGCGCCCCTGATGAAGGGGGAGAGGGCGCCCGGGCCCCCCAGTCTATCCCTCGCTCTGCCAGCTATCCCTGTGCAGCACCCCGGCCTGGAGCTCCTGAGACCACCGCCCTGCACGGGGGCTTCCAGAGGCGCTACGGCGGCATCACAG ATCCTGGCACAGTGCCCCGGGCTCCCTCTCATTTCTCTCGGCTGCCTCTTGGAGGGTGGGCGGAAGACGGGCAGTCGGCATCAAGGCACCCTGAGCCTGTGCCTGAAGAGGGCTCGGAGGATGAGCTACCCCCTCAGGTGCACAAG GTATAG
- the ATG9A gene encoding autophagy-related protein 9A isoform X3 yields MVNHSLHPTEPVKVTLPDAFLPAQVCSARIQENGSLITILVIAGVFWIHRLIKFIYNICCYWEIHSFYLHALRIPMSALPYCTWQEVQARIVQTQKEHQICIHKRELTELDIYHRILRFQNYMVALVNKSLLPLRFRLPGLGEAVFFTRGLKYNFELILFWGPGSLFLNEWSLKAEYKRGGQRLELAQRLSNRILWIGIANFLLCPLILIWQILYAFFSYAEVLKREPGALGARCWSLYGRCYLRHFNELEHELQSRLNRGYKPASKYMNCFLSPLLTLLAKNGAFFAGSILAVLIALTIYDEDVLAVEHVLTTVTLLGVTVTVCRSFIPDQHMVFCPEQLLRVILAHIHYMPDHWQGNAHRSQTRDEFAQLFQYKAVFILEELLSPIVTPLILIFCLRPRALEIIDFFRNFTVEVVGVGDTCSFAQMDVRQHGHPQWLSAGQTEASVYQQAEDGKTELSLMHFAITNPGWQPPRESTAFLGFLKEQVQRDGAAASLAQGGLLPENALFTSIQSLQSESEPLSLIANVVAGSSCRGPPLPRDLQGSRHRAEVASALRSFSPLQPGQAPTGRAHSTMTGSGVDARTASSGSSVWEGQLQSLVLSEYASTEMSLHALYMHQLHKQQAQAEPERHLWHRRESDESGESAPDEGGEGARAPQSIPRSASYPCAAPRPGAPETTALHGGFQRRYGGITDPGTVPRAPSHFSRLPLGGWAEDGQSASRHPEPVPEEGSEDELPPQVHKV; encoded by the exons ATGGTGAACCACAGTCTTCACCCTACCGAACCTGTCAAGGTCACTCTGCCAGACGCCTTTTTGCCTGCTCAAGTCTGTAGTGCCAG GATTCAGGAAAATGGCTCGCTTATCACCATCCTGGTCATTGCTGGTGTCTTCTGGATCCACCGGCTTATCAAGTTCATCTATAACATTTGCTGCTACTGGGAGATCCACTCCTTCTACCTGCACGCTCTGCGCATCCCTATG TCTGCCCTTCCATATTGCACGTGGCAGGAAGTGCAGGCCCGGATTGTGCAGACGCAGAAGGAGCACCAGATCTGCATCCACAAACGTGAGCTGACAGAACTGGACATCTACCACCGCATCCTCCGTTTCCAGAACTACATGGTGGCACTGGTTAACAAATCCCTCCTGCCTCTGCGCTTCCGCCTGCCTGGCCTCGGGGAAGCCGTCTTCTTCACCCGTGGCCTCAAGTACAACTTTGAGCTGATCCTCTTCTGGGGACCTGGCTCTCTGTTTCTCAATGAATGGAGCCTCAAGGCCGAGTACAAACGTGGGGGGCAACGGCTAGAGCTGGCCCAGCGCCTCAGCAACCGCATCCTGTGGATTGGCATCGCTAACTTCCTGCTGTGCCCCCTCATCCTCATATGGCAAATCCTCTATGCCTTCTTCAGCTATGCTGAGGTGCTGAAGCGGGAGCCGGGGGCCCTGGGAGCACGCTGCTGGTCACTCTATGGCCGCTGCTACCTCCGCCACTTCAACGAGCTGGAGCACGAGCTGCAGTCCCGCCTCAACCGTGGCTACAAGCCCGCCTCCAAGTACATGAATTGCTTCTTGTCACCTCTTTTGACACTGCTGGCCAAGAACGGAGCCTTCTTCGCTGGCTCCATCCTGGCTGTGCTTATTGCCCTCACCATTTATGATGAAGATGTGTTGGCTGTGGAACATGTACTGACCACCGTCACACTCCTGGGGGTCACCGTGACCGTGTGCAG GTCCTTTATCCCGGACCAGCACATGGTGTTCTGCCCTGAGCAGCTGCTCCGCGTGATCCTCGCTCACATCCACTACATGCCTGACCACTGGCAGGGTAATGCCCACCGCTCGCAGACCCGGGACGAGTTTGCCCAGCTCTTCCAGTACAAGGCA GTGTTCATTTTGGAAGAGTTGCTGAGCCCCATTGTCACACCCCTCATCCTCATCTTCTGCCTGCGCCCACGGGCCCTGGAGATTATAGACTTCTTCCGAAACTTCACCGTGGAGGTCGTTGGTGTGGGAGATACCTGCTCCTTTGCTCAGATGGATGTTCGCCAGCATGGTCATCCCCAG TGGCTATCTGCTGGGCAGACAGAGGCCTCAGTGTACCAGCAAGCTGAGGATGGAAAGACAGAGTTGTCACTCATGCACTTTGCCATCACCAACCCTGGCTGGCAGCCACCACGTGAGAGCACAGCCTTCCTAGGCTTCCTCAAGGAGCAGGTTCAGCGGGATGGAGCAGCTGCTAGCCTCGCCCAAGGGGGTCTGCTCCCTGAAAATGCCCTCTTTACGTCTATCCAGTCCTTACAATCTGAGTCTGAG CCCCTGAGCCTTATCGCAAATGTGGTAGCTGGCTCATCCTGCCGGGGCCCTCCACTGCCCAGAGACCTGCAGGGCTCCAGGCACAGGGCTGAAGTGGCCTCTGCCCTGCGCTCCTTCTCCCCACTGCAACCCGGGCAGGCGCCCACAGGCCGGGCTCACAGCACCATGACAGGCTCTGG GGTGGATGCCAGGACAGCCAGCTCCGGGAGCAGCGTGTGGGAAGGACAGCTGCAGAGCCTGGTGCTGTCAGAATATGCGTCCACAGAGATGAGCCTGCATGCCCTCTATATGCACCAG CTCCACAAGCAGCAGGCCCAGGCTGAACCTGAGCGGCATTTATGGCACCGCCGGGAGAGTGATGAGAGTGGAGAAAGCGCCCCTGATGAAGGGGGAGAGGGCGCCCGGGCCCCCCAGTCTATCCCTCGCTCTGCCAGCTATCCCTGTGCAGCACCCCGGCCTGGAGCTCCTGAGACCACCGCCCTGCACGGGGGCTTCCAGAGGCGCTACGGCGGCATCACAG ATCCTGGCACAGTGCCCCGGGCTCCCTCTCATTTCTCTCGGCTGCCTCTTGGAGGGTGGGCGGAAGACGGGCAGTCGGCATCAAGGCACCCTGAGCCTGTGCCTGAAGAGGGCTCGGAGGATGAGCTACCCCCTCAGGTGCACAAG GTATAG